A region of Mesorhizobium sp. M3A.F.Ca.ET.080.04.2.1 DNA encodes the following proteins:
- a CDS encoding E2/UBC family protein yields MISPITLKEIERVRERFPDAAYQELPSTAILVTLPNVPLPEGWSLAETTIWFVIPVGYPGPCPDCFWVEGNLRLASGAIPQAAQMQTISETPIEALWFSWHVADAQKQWNPARDKLATYVSIILDRLRKVV; encoded by the coding sequence TTGATTTCCCCGATCACTCTCAAGGAGATCGAACGGGTAAGGGAGCGATTTCCGGATGCAGCTTACCAGGAGCTGCCTTCTACGGCGATCCTGGTCACGCTGCCGAATGTCCCGCTCCCGGAGGGCTGGTCGCTTGCTGAGACAACGATCTGGTTTGTGATTCCGGTTGGATATCCCGGCCCGTGCCCAGATTGCTTCTGGGTCGAGGGCAACCTGCGACTGGCCAGCGGCGCCATACCCCAAGCAGCGCAGATGCAGACGATTTCTGAAACACCAATTGAAGCCTTGTGGTTCTCATGGCACGTGGCGGATGCCCAAAAGCAATGGAATCCGGCGCGTGACAAACTCGCCACATATGTTTCGATCATTCTCGACAGGCTCCGGAAGGTTGTATGA
- a CDS encoding DUF1403 family protein, translating to MIRLDPATASPAPPPIVPVWAFAAGGAPSDADAAFQAGAALASLDTLARAQPAWAGAWRQRLALKCAAASMRLAGRAEDEAALRDAWQLCPAGADPGPAGTIFGAWRQLAVQPPVATPERLERMVEQLGLHWDRATLADLCRHIENLAAALRPAPFAAAAIAARVVAMRPDAELFAWWLADLVLAQSLRWPRPLPLLMGQVFGPAFRAEVGGGRRIRPGEEGFERAVCVTLVHAVADACRLASELSRRAEKLLAVGPKLRAKGAGDVIFLLLNEDAVAGSLVTKNLSRFAARRLFERLQHLEAVRELSGRPTFRLFGL from the coding sequence ATGATTCGCCTCGATCCCGCGACCGCCAGTCCCGCCCCGCCGCCGATCGTTCCGGTCTGGGCGTTCGCTGCCGGCGGTGCGCCCAGCGACGCCGACGCCGCCTTCCAGGCCGGCGCCGCGCTGGCTTCGCTCGACACGCTGGCCCGGGCGCAGCCCGCCTGGGCAGGCGCCTGGCGCCAGCGGCTGGCGCTCAAATGCGCCGCCGCCTCGATGCGGCTTGCCGGCCGCGCCGAGGATGAAGCCGCCTTGCGCGATGCCTGGCAGCTTTGCCCGGCCGGCGCCGATCCGGGTCCGGCCGGCACCATTTTTGGCGCCTGGCGGCAGTTGGCCGTGCAGCCGCCCGTTGCCACTCCCGAGCGGCTCGAAAGGATGGTCGAGCAGCTCGGGCTTCATTGGGACCGCGCGACGCTCGCCGACCTCTGCAGGCACATCGAAAATCTGGCGGCGGCGCTGCGGCCAGCGCCATTCGCCGCGGCCGCGATCGCTGCCCGCGTCGTCGCCATGCGCCCCGATGCCGAGTTGTTCGCTTGGTGGCTCGCCGACTTGGTGCTGGCGCAAAGCCTGCGCTGGCCGCGGCCGCTGCCGCTCCTCATGGGACAGGTCTTTGGCCCGGCCTTCCGCGCCGAAGTCGGTGGCGGCAGGCGCATCCGACCGGGCGAAGAAGGTTTTGAGCGCGCGGTCTGCGTCACGCTGGTGCACGCGGTGGCCGATGCTTGCCGCCTGGCCAGCGAGTTGTCGCGCCGCGCGGAAAAGCTGCTTGCGGTGGGGCCAAAACTGCGCGCCAAGGGCGCCGGCGACGTAATCTTTTTGCTCCTGAATGAAGATGCCGTGGCCGGATCGCTTGTGACAAAGAACCTGTCGCGCTTTGCGGCGCGACGGCTGTTCGAGCGCCTTCAGCACCTCGAGGCCGTGCGCGAGCTGTCGGGCCGTCCGACCTTCCGGCTGTTTGGGCTGTAG
- a CDS encoding site-specific integrase gives MSPDEDDLPDIIDMVVEMGRAEEEPPAVPSPPLPAATRVIERLPSHLEDLAGRARDYVEAASSANTQRAYASDWKHFSSWCRRQGVEMFPPDPQVVGLYITAQASGTATGDKKPSSVSTIERRLSSLAWNYAQRGQPLDRKDRHIATVMAGIRNRHAAPPRQKEAILPEDLIAMLETLDRGSLRGLRDRAMLLIGFAGALRRSEIVALDVGRDQTEDGRGWIEILEKGLLITLRGKTGWREVEVGRGSSDATCPVVTLETWLKLGRIAHGPLFRRVTGHGKAVGAERLNDQEVARLVKRTALAAGVRGDLPEGERGMMFAGHSLRAGLASSAEVDERYVQKQLGHTSAEMTRKYQRRRDRFRVNLTKASGL, from the coding sequence ATGAGTCCTGACGAGGACGACCTTCCCGACATCATCGATATGGTTGTCGAGATGGGGCGCGCAGAAGAAGAGCCACCGGCAGTCCCCTCCCCTCCCCTTCCAGCAGCGACGCGTGTCATCGAGCGCCTTCCCAGCCATCTGGAGGACCTCGCCGGCCGCGCACGCGACTATGTCGAGGCGGCGAGCTCGGCCAACACACAGCGGGCCTATGCATCGGACTGGAAGCATTTTTCCAGCTGGTGCCGGCGGCAAGGCGTCGAGATGTTTCCGCCCGATCCGCAAGTCGTCGGGCTCTACATCACGGCTCAAGCCTCGGGCACGGCGACCGGCGACAAGAAGCCGAGCTCGGTGTCGACGATCGAACGCCGGCTCTCCTCGCTGGCCTGGAATTACGCCCAGCGCGGCCAGCCGCTGGACCGCAAGGACCGCCACATAGCAACCGTGATGGCCGGCATTCGCAACAGACACGCAGCCCCGCCTCGGCAGAAGGAGGCGATCCTGCCGGAGGATCTGATCGCCATGCTGGAAACACTCGACCGCGGAAGCTTACGCGGCTTGCGCGACCGCGCCATGCTGCTCATCGGCTTTGCCGGCGCTCTTCGTCGCTCCGAGATCGTGGCGCTGGATGTCGGCCGCGACCAGACCGAAGATGGCCGCGGCTGGATCGAGATCCTGGAGAAGGGCCTCCTGATAACCCTACGCGGCAAGACGGGCTGGCGGGAGGTCGAGGTCGGGCGCGGCTCGTCTGACGCGACCTGCCCGGTCGTGACGCTGGAGACCTGGCTCAAACTCGGGCGCATCGCCCACGGTCCTCTATTTCGCCGCGTCACGGGTCACGGCAAGGCGGTCGGCGCCGAGCGGCTCAACGACCAGGAGGTCGCCCGCCTGGTCAAACGCACCGCGCTGGCAGCCGGTGTGCGCGGCGATCTGCCCGAGGGCGAACGCGGAATGATGTTTGCCGGCCATTCGCTGCGAGCAGGCCTGGCGTCCTCGGCCGAGGTCGACGAACGCTATGTCCAGAAGCAACTCGGCCACACGAGCGCGGAAATGACCCGCAAATACCAGCGGAGGCGCGATCGTTTCCGGGTCAATCTCACCAAGGCGTCGGGATTGTAG
- the repC gene encoding plasmid replication protein RepC has product MGTHIATTPFGRRPMTLGLISSQATARNVKQDAKVSKWQVFRDIREAKEALGATDRALAVLNALLTFHRDEELTGEGNLIVFPSNEQLIRRANGMPPTTLRRHIAVLVDCGLVIRRDSPNGKRFARRGQGGAIEQAYGFDLSPILARAEEFRELASAVAAERKAFRLVKERLTICRRDVVKLIDAGVNESVSGDWRGFLRRYEAIIARLPRTAPRQVLEGIASDLEDLWVDVHQTLELFVKSQNPDANESHSGRHIQNSSPDYNPTGESENSSGNKDEAGRDAEHNDNVRSLPQRDAPLGMVLSACPDIANYTKGTQIRTWRDFAAAAGRARPTIGVSPGAWQEAVEVMGSQNASITLAAILQRAEHIRSCGGYLRDLTEKARAQKFSVWPMITALLNARVGALEKAAAGKGAEEPPIGLNAVGSSLDISDALRDSMKKKGW; this is encoded by the coding sequence TATTGCAACGACGCCCTTTGGGCGGCGGCCGATGACGCTTGGCCTGATTTCAAGCCAGGCAACGGCCAGGAACGTCAAACAGGACGCCAAGGTCTCAAAATGGCAAGTCTTCCGCGACATTCGCGAGGCCAAGGAAGCCCTTGGGGCAACTGATCGCGCCCTGGCGGTGCTCAACGCCTTGCTGACGTTCCATCGCGACGAGGAACTGACTGGGGAGGGCAATCTCATCGTCTTCCCGTCGAATGAGCAACTCATCCGCCGCGCCAACGGCATGCCACCGACCACGCTCAGGCGCCATATCGCCGTGCTGGTGGATTGCGGCTTGGTCATCCGCCGCGATAGCCCGAATGGCAAACGATTTGCCCGCAGAGGGCAGGGCGGTGCGATTGAGCAGGCCTACGGCTTTGATCTGTCGCCGATCCTGGCGCGCGCCGAGGAGTTCCGCGAGCTCGCGAGCGCTGTCGCGGCCGAGCGCAAGGCGTTCCGCCTGGTCAAGGAGAGGCTGACGATCTGCCGGCGCGACGTGGTCAAGCTGATCGATGCCGGCGTCAACGAGAGTGTTTCGGGTGATTGGCGAGGGTTCCTGCGCCGCTATGAAGCTATTATTGCCCGGCTGCCACGCACTGCCCCAAGGCAGGTCTTGGAGGGCATAGCGTCCGATCTCGAAGACCTCTGGGTCGACGTGCATCAGACGTTGGAATTGTTCGTAAAATCGCAGAATCCGGACGCCAATGAGTCCCATTCTGGGCGCCACATACAGAATTCAAGCCCAGATTATAATCCTACCGGTGAATCTGAAAACAGCTCAGGAAATAAGGATGAAGCCGGCCGCGACGCCGAGCATAACGACAACGTGCGCAGCCTGCCACAACGGGATGCGCCCTTGGGAATGGTGCTGAGCGCCTGCCCTGACATCGCCAACTACACGAAGGGGACGCAAATCCGGACCTGGCGAGACTTTGCCGCGGCTGCGGGCAGGGCGCGGCCCACTATCGGGGTCAGCCCAGGCGCCTGGCAGGAGGCGGTAGAGGTCATGGGCTCACAAAATGCGTCGATTACTCTGGCTGCGATCCTGCAACGGGCTGAACATATCCGCAGTTGCGGCGGCTACCTGCGGGATCTCACGGAGAAAGCGCGGGCGCAGAAATTCTCGGTGTGGCCAATGATCACCGCGTTGCTCAATGCCAGGGTCGGGGCGCTTGAGAAGGCTGCTGCCGGGAAAGGGGCCGAGGAACCTCCGATAGGGTTGAATGCCGTGGGCAGCTCGCTGGATATCAGCGATGCACTGCGCGACAGCATGAAGAAAAAGGGCTGGTAG
- a CDS encoding GNAT family N-acetyltransferase produces the protein MSLPPWHEEAIARSHDRKAFDCGDVEMNAFLQRFARQGHEQNAVKSFCAVPDDAPEKILGFYSLAPASVEHHAVPPPMTKGLARHDVPGFLLARLAVDKSVAGRGLGGQLLLAAALRCIRVTEEVGGVLMIIDAKSSRAASWYASYGAEPLNDRPMTLVVPLKTFAETLKASGHL, from the coding sequence GTGAGCCTTCCGCCCTGGCATGAGGAGGCGATCGCCCGGTCGCACGACCGGAAAGCCTTTGACTGTGGCGATGTCGAGATGAATGCCTTCCTGCAGCGGTTCGCGCGGCAAGGGCATGAGCAGAACGCGGTGAAGTCGTTCTGTGCGGTTCCCGACGATGCACCGGAAAAAATCCTTGGCTTCTACAGTCTGGCTCCGGCCTCGGTCGAACACCACGCGGTTCCTCCCCCGATGACGAAGGGTCTGGCGCGACACGATGTGCCGGGCTTTCTGCTGGCGCGGCTTGCTGTCGACAAATCGGTGGCGGGCAGGGGGCTTGGTGGTCAGCTTCTGCTCGCCGCCGCGCTGCGCTGCATCCGCGTTACTGAGGAAGTCGGCGGTGTGCTGATGATCATCGACGCCAAAAGCAGTCGGGCCGCGAGCTGGTACGCGAGCTATGGCGCCGAGCCGCTGAATGACCGTCCAATGACGCTTGTCGTTCCGCTCAAGACTTTTGCCGAAACCTTGAAGGCCAGCGGGCACCTCTGA
- a CDS encoding DUF1778 domain-containing protein: protein MARAALDDTDRMNIRVKPEVKARLLRAAALRHTDLTSFVTQSALREAETVIAEADTIKVSERDFSRILELLDNPPKPNAKLRAAAAALPKTL, encoded by the coding sequence ATGGCCCGGGCAGCCCTTGATGATACTGATCGGATGAACATCCGGGTAAAGCCGGAGGTGAAGGCGCGCCTGTTGCGCGCCGCAGCGCTTCGCCATACCGATCTCACCAGCTTCGTCACCCAGTCCGCGCTGCGCGAAGCCGAAACCGTAATCGCCGAAGCTGACACCATAAAGGTATCCGAGCGGGATTTTAGCCGCATCCTTGAGCTTCTGGACAATCCTCCGAAGCCGAACGCGAAGTTGCGTGCAGCGGCGGCCGCGCTTCCGAAGACCCTGTGA
- a CDS encoding SMC-Scp complex subunit ScpB has translation MSQASVRRKPDEQPALLDTELEHLPPELRWCEWMGRVKAVIFAASEPVPREVLARVVGRNCNLDLVIDDIRAELAGRPYELVAVAGGWQHRTKKVFGDVIHAAFGTPAGQGAKELTQSEALVLMCIAYFQPITRRELSSFFGKEVSRDLIGVLRAQDLIASGPRSPQPGAPYTYVTTKNFLSQFGLDTLRQLPDFEALEDAGLLSKEMLLAGGIPAGLAHEDG, from the coding sequence ATGAGCCAAGCCTCCGTCCGTCGCAAGCCTGACGAGCAGCCGGCGTTGCTTGACACCGAGCTCGAGCACCTGCCGCCAGAACTGCGCTGGTGCGAGTGGATGGGCCGCGTCAAAGCGGTGATCTTTGCGGCCAGCGAGCCTGTACCGCGCGAGGTGCTGGCGCGGGTGGTGGGAAGAAACTGCAATCTCGACCTCGTCATCGACGACATCCGCGCCGAGCTCGCCGGCCGCCCCTACGAACTGGTCGCGGTCGCCGGCGGCTGGCAGCACCGGACCAAAAAGGTTTTTGGCGACGTCATCCACGCCGCCTTCGGCACGCCGGCGGGGCAGGGGGCAAAAGAGCTGACGCAGTCGGAGGCGCTCGTCTTGATGTGCATCGCCTATTTCCAGCCGATCACGCGTCGTGAGCTTTCTTCCTTCTTCGGCAAGGAGGTGTCGCGTGATCTGATCGGCGTGCTGCGCGCGCAGGATCTAATCGCCTCGGGGCCGCGCAGCCCGCAGCCAGGCGCGCCTTACACCTATGTGACGACCAAAAACTTTCTTTCGCAGTTCGGGCTCGACACGCTGCGCCAGCTGCCGGATTTCGAGGCGCTCGAGGACGCGGGGCTGCTGTCGAAGGAGATGCTTTTGGCCGGCGGTATTCCTGCTGGGTTGGCTCACGAGGACGGCTAG
- a CDS encoding helix-turn-helix domain-containing protein, which produces MTKFGADLIQAMSEALAHAQGKDVPGIKVHSVEVSAVDAKAIRKRLGLTQDEMAAVLGTSPSGYKKWEQGKRQPSGAARTLLRIMEKEPEAVLRALSSERETAKEPAGASH; this is translated from the coding sequence ATGACGAAGTTCGGCGCCGATCTGATCCAGGCGATGTCGGAAGCTTTGGCTCACGCGCAAGGCAAGGACGTTCCCGGCATCAAGGTGCACAGTGTGGAAGTTAGCGCTGTGGATGCAAAAGCGATCCGCAAGAGGCTAGGCCTGACCCAGGATGAGATGGCAGCCGTGCTGGGAACCAGCCCGTCCGGCTACAAGAAATGGGAGCAGGGGAAAAGGCAGCCGAGCGGGGCCGCGCGTACCTTGCTTCGCATCATGGAGAAAGAGCCTGAGGCCGTGTTGCGAGCCCTGTCGTCTGAGAGGGAGACGGCCAAAGAACCTGCCGGTGCATCGCACTGA